One stretch of Chryseobacterium fluminis DNA includes these proteins:
- a CDS encoding helix-turn-helix domain-containing protein yields the protein MDILSQLISSVDQNPDSILVMRQQTEQRLPAHQHDKAQLLLVYGGIAYLQTDEKDFYIPSNHYIWIPKNYPHNLMFNTQDLYIINIYFPDEKDGEFYDELGIYPVSKLLAEMLSFSEKWQGDYYKGSWEFEFLSTLKNVLSKENLKKFSIQLPTTDDQRLNAIIDSFRNRLNENLSLDRIAQQSGMSVRSLTRLFQTKLHITFVQYLKMLRIIRAMELIKDTNLNMTEIAYEIGYSNIAAFSNNFQQLTNMRPTEFKMK from the coding sequence ATGGATATACTTAGTCAATTAATAAGTAGTGTGGATCAAAATCCCGATTCAATCCTCGTGATGAGACAACAGACGGAGCAGCGTTTACCTGCTCATCAGCACGATAAGGCTCAGTTATTATTGGTTTATGGTGGAATTGCTTACTTGCAAACAGACGAAAAGGATTTCTATATCCCATCTAACCATTACATATGGATACCAAAAAATTATCCGCACAATCTGATGTTTAATACACAGGATTTGTACATTATCAATATTTACTTTCCAGACGAAAAAGATGGTGAATTTTATGATGAACTGGGTATTTATCCCGTTAGTAAGTTGCTGGCAGAGATGCTCTCATTTAGCGAGAAATGGCAAGGTGATTATTACAAAGGTTCGTGGGAATTTGAATTTCTATCCACGCTTAAGAATGTATTATCAAAGGAAAACCTCAAAAAATTCTCCATTCAACTACCTACAACGGACGATCAAAGGCTCAATGCCATAATCGACAGTTTTAGAAATCGATTAAATGAAAATCTAAGTTTAGATCGAATTGCTCAGCAATCAGGAATGAGTGTGAGAAGTCTGACCAGATTATTCCAAACGAAATTGCATATCACTTTTGTTCAATACTTAAAAATGCTGCGGATTATCCGGGCGATGGAATTGATAAAAGATACAAATCTGAATATGACCGAAATAGCCTATGAAATTGGATATTCGAATATAGCTGCATTTAGCAATAATTTTCAGCAGCTGACCAATATGAGACCTACGGAATTTAAAATGAAATAA
- a CDS encoding VOC family protein, whose protein sequence is MNLNHINIVVQDVNKAINLFTKALSFSLIVNRNNKMAVLENDHNFALVIWGQELNHKENTPEYPENFHIGFYQKDEQAVWDIYEKLKTEADLQFESEPKKIRNTFGFYFFFEKLMMEISVDPFKDTIR, encoded by the coding sequence ATGAATTTAAATCACATCAACATCGTTGTACAAGACGTAAATAAAGCTATAAATTTATTTACAAAAGCCTTAAGTTTTAGTTTAATTGTCAATCGAAACAACAAAATGGCAGTTCTGGAAAATGACCATAATTTTGCCTTAGTTATTTGGGGACAGGAATTGAACCACAAGGAAAATACGCCTGAATATCCGGAGAATTTCCACATCGGATTTTATCAGAAGGATGAGCAAGCAGTTTGGGATATCTATGAAAAGTTAAAAACAGAAGCTGACTTACAATTTGAAAGTGAACCTAAGAAAATTAGAAATACGTTTGGTTTCTATTTCTTTTTTGAAAAATTGATGATGGAAATAAGTGTTGATCCATTTAAGGATACTATCAGATAA